In the Leptospira wolffii serovar Khorat str. Khorat-H2 genome, CTCCCTTGACTATACTGTAATTCCCAGTCCAAATATTCAGAAACCCTTGTGCGTCATAATAGAAGTCCGCTTTAGTCGTATCACTGAAGCAAGAGTGCTCGTCTTCTTGGACGCCACTGGTAATGCCTTGCAAACGATCTCCGCCCCATTCGGAGGCGATGAATTGTCCTAAACCGTTAAACACGGCTACTTTGGAATTTCTTCCTCCCGCTATAAATGCGGAACGATAACTACCGGCCCATTGGTCTCTCACTTGGGTTAAATGCCCGATGAGTCCGTTGATTGCTTCCGTCAGGTATTTTTTTCTACGAACTCCGGAGGTCGCATCGGTAAAATAGGTTTCCGTTCTTTGTCCTGGGAATAAGTTTACTCCAGCCGGAGAACCGCTTTCATCCTTTCCCCATAAAAGATATTCAATGGCATGGTAACCGGTCATGACGACTTGATCGGTATCCCCCACTTCTCCGCCGGCAGCGAGAGTCGGATCTTCGTTTTTGGAATAGAGATCCTCAAAGGTAAGATCGGAACCATCGCTTGCCTTGGTTGCTATATAATTGTCGATGACGATTTCATCCAGGGGCCAAGCATTGATCGCACCTTCGCAAGCATCCGTTCCTGAATAAGAAGGGGCAGTTCCACCGCAATATCCCGGGTCTGCATCGATCGGCCCGCCGCTGAATCGGAAAGGCTCCGATACGAGATAACTTGCTCTCGCAACGACCCAAGCGTTTCTCGCTGCGGTTAGGTTAGCACTGGTCGGATTAGAAACGAAAGTCTGAACAGCTGTCTTTAGGGAGTTGGCATCTATGACCGCTTGGTTGTACGATTGATAGGCGATATCGGCGTATCGGACCAATACAGGATCGGATGATTGGCTCAAGGCCGCTAAAGCGAGACCCAGTCCGTCAGAACCGCCTGAGCCTCCGCCGCAGGCAAAAAGTAAAATAGAAAGAGGGGCCGCTAGGAGGTAGCTGGCAATTTTAGTTTGGATGTTCCGCATTGGATAACTCCTAATCAATAGCTCGAGAAAAATCCCCGGCTTAGGACGAATGGCCCGGCCGGGGCCAGAGATGAACTGTGGGGATGACTCCCTCCGGTTCCTGGGAAAGGATCCGGCTTGATTTTGCACTTGAGAATAAGTCTCATTAAAAGTCAAACCGTTTTTATTTTCCTTCTACTTCCCTAGTTCATCTGGCCCGAAAACCGGCAAAATCGCACGATTTAACGAGAATTTTCACTGTTTCTGGATCTTGGAATACCTATTCCGGAGACCCGTAAACGAAAATGAGGCTGACTCTCAAAGTTTGTTAACCTGCGTATGGGTCAATCTAAAAAGGTTTCCGAGTAACTTGATTTATGCTTCCGGGACAAGTCCGTGAGAAGAATCGTCCGTCAGGATTTCGAAGGCCGCTTTTCGGGAGGAAATGAGACGGAGGGGAGAAGTTTCACCCTTTCTTTGGACTAGGATTTCCGCTCTGGCGATTTTGGAATTCAGGCAATATTTCCAACCGCCGGGAGGATTCGAATAACGAAGACAGGCAAAGTCCTTCCGATTGGCATGGATTCTTCCTTGGATCCGAATCTCCGGAGATTCCGCATGGAAATTCCAATCGAAGTATCCGTATTCTGCCCTGCGAAAAGAGGAGAATAATCCGTTTAGAGAATATTCCTCTCCTTGGAGACGGAAAACGATCGGAGTGATGGAAGGAGTCCAAAAGGGACCGAGCTTGATTCTTGCCGTGGCCAATTCCAAGAAAGAATCCTTTTCTCCGTCGAAGCCCGCTACCTGTCCCCAAGCGTAGCGATCCGTGTGTTTCGGACCCCAGTTGTGATTCTGGCTTCCGATCCAGTCTTTCAATTCTATTTTATTATTTTCTAATGTAATATTTCCGTTCAAAATTATACCGGGTCTTCCTACGAGCACTTTCGCCTTCGGGAAACCTCCTTGGTAAAGATTCTCGGGAAATAGGAAAAGAGGTCTGTCTCCTCCGGAGAGTTTCAGGTCCCATTCTATTTTTTTAGTTCCGGGTTTATTTCCCGCTCTTCCCCGGATTTCGGAATGGGTCTGAACGGAGTCCGAGATGCGCACCTTGAACGGCTCTCCTTGAAAGTCGCATTCACGGATAGGAAATTCGGATTTGGAAACGCTGTGCTTTCCATTCTCCCCGTCGAAAAATATCGCCCAGAGTTCCCCTATGGCTTCTTGCGGGTTTCCCTTCGGGGAGAATATGGTGTATCGAATCCAAATCGCCTGGGGGAGAAGGGGGTGGTTTCCTCGTACGAACCAACTTTCGTAATGACCCGCCTTGGAATCCGGCAGGAATCTGGGAAAATCATAGTCTTCGGAAATACTCATGGGGGGATTCTCGGAAATTCCGGAAGGAAGAGCAATTAGAATCCGATTCTCGGAGTTCCTACACCCGGTTTTCCTTACGGAAAATATCGTATAAAGGATTTATAAGGTCGACTTCCTCGTAAAGAGTCTCATTCTTCGGATATGGAAATCCCTTCTTATTCTCCCGCCTCTTGGCGAGCCGCAGTTTCAGAGTATGCTGCCGAGATTCTCCGCGTCGGTCATGAAAGGTCGCCTTTTTGGTTGACCGTCCGCTCCTTCGCTTCCGCGGCCTGCGAGGGGGACGATCCCGAACCGTTCTATGACGATTTGGATTCTGGTTTCAAAAGAGAGCTAACAGAAGAGGAAGAGCAAAGATTCGACGACGTTCTTTCCTCTTTTTTGGATCAGGCTACCGCCGTACTGATCGCCATTTCCGAAGCCTATAGCGACGAGGACGAGGAAAGGAGCGAGGAAATCACGGACGAGGCGATTTCGGGACTTCTTTCCGGCCTGAACGATGCGGGAGTCAAGACAATGCTCGATAACGAGCTCATCGAGATCGCAGTCCGCGTGCTGAACCTAAGATTAAATTATCATAATATTCCAGCGGACAAGGAGTTTTCTCTATCCACTTTGAATTCCATTCCCGATCCCGAAGAGAGAAGGATCCTGGAACCGTTCGTAACGTTCTTGGCGGAGGATTTCCAAACCATAGAGGATCGGGAGGAAAGATTCGCGCTACTCATGCAGATTCTATTCGATACCCTTTGGGCGATTTTCTACCTCAGCCTCGAAGAGGACGAAGAATAGATTCTTAACTTGCGGTCCTATTCTCCTCGTTCCTAAAGGCGGGCACCGAGATCCCCAAACACACCAACGCCAAATTCGTATGTTTACATTTTCGATTCGAAAGCGGAAAAGATTTCATGGATCAAAAACCTAATATCGGCCTTATCGATCCCTATTCTTCCGAGGCGATAGAAATGATGGAAGCGCTTTGGATAGAAATCCAAACAAGATATGGATTCCAAGCTCCCAATCCGATGAAGCCGGAACATTTCATCGGTCCTAGATACGGATTTTGGATAGCCAAGTCCGGACAGGAAACCGCAGGAAGCGTGGCTTTGGTTCCTTGGTCGCAAAGCGTCGCCGAATTGGATGTGATGTACGTGGATCCTAGGTTCAGGAGATCCGGAATCGCCTCTCTTCTGGTAGAAGCCTTGGAATCCTTCGCTAAAAAAGAAGGATTCTCTTTCATTCGTCTCAGAGCGGGGGCTCCCCAACCTGAAGCATTACGTTTTTATGAGAAGCAAGGATATATAAGAATAGAGTCCTTCGGTCGATGGGCTTCCGACGATACCGCCTGGTGCTACGAAAAGAAAATCTTGGATTAAACTCTTTCGATGGCGATCAGGCTGATGTCGTCCTGAGGTTGGATATTTCCCAGCCAGGATTCGATATCGTGAATCACTATATCTGGAATCTTTTCGATCGGTTCCGAAAGCAATTCTCTGAGTCGATTCACGAGTCTGCCTTCTCCCCAGGCTTCCCTTTTAGAGTTGAATTGTTCGAATACTCCGTCGGAGAAAAGAAACATCCTGTCTCCGTTGGAGAATTTCTTCTCCACGTTTTCGTAATTCTTTTTATTTCTTAATCCTATGATGGCTCCGGTCCTACGTAAAGGGAACATTTCGGAAGATGTGAACAGCACTTGATCCGGATGTCCGGCGGAGGCGTAGACCAATCGATTTTCTCTCGCATAAATATCCACTATTATCGATGAGAATATGGTTCCCAAGGAGGAGAATTTTCTCTGGAACTTGTCGTCCAAGATGTCCAAACAAAACCCCGGATCCTTGGCTCCGTATTTGATTCCTTCGTATTCAGCCTTGATGGCCATGGTAACTAACGCTGCCTGGACTCCGTGGCCTGTAGCGTCGGCCAGGAAAATGCGGAAAACTCCGGGAGAGACCTCGAAGATATCGTAAAAATCTCCGCCTACTTCGTCCCTAGGAAGATATTTAACTGCGTATTTTAATTCTGTATACGTTTCCGAATTTTCCGGAAAGAGTTTCATCTGGATTCTTTGGGCGACCATTAGATCTTTTCGGATTCTTTCCAAAGAATGGTTCAGCTCCGAAGTCTTTTCCCGGACCATGATCTCCAGATTGTCCTTGAGAATATTCAAGGCGCTATTCGCTATTCTGAGATTTTCAGCGAGTACTTCCGATTTGCGGAATGCTCTGGCGATTCTTCTGGAGAGGACCAAGGATTGGGAGAGCGCAAAGATTAGGAGTCCGTAAGGGGAAATATTCACTCCTCGGATGTTTAAACGATCCCATAGTAAATCCACTCCCACTGTCGCTGCGAAAGCGAAGAAGCCTCCTAAAAATAGAAAGGAATCCTCCCGTTTTTTCCAGACTCCTATGCATACCGTATAAAGTATGTATATGATCGCTACGCCGGTCGCTATCTGGAAGTAAGTCACTATAGCGGTGAAAAATCCCACGCTTAATAAAAGCGTAATATCGTATACGATTGCCAGTGCCCAATACGCGTAAAGAACGAAGGTGTGAGTTTCTCTCGGAAATAAGGATCTATGGAAGAGAA is a window encoding:
- a CDS encoding imelysin family protein, translated to MRNIQTKIASYLLAAPLSILLFACGGGSGGSDGLGLALAALSQSSDPVLVRYADIAYQSYNQAVIDANSLKTAVQTFVSNPTSANLTAARNAWVVARASYLVSEPFRFSGGPIDADPGYCGGTAPSYSGTDACEGAINAWPLDEIVIDNYIATKASDGSDLTFEDLYSKNEDPTLAAGGEVGDTDQVVMTGYHAIEYLLWGKDESGSPAGVNLFPGQRTETYFTDATSGVRRKKYLTEAINGLIGHLTQVRDQWAGSYRSAFIAGGRNSKVAVFNGLGQFIASEWGGDRLQGITSGVQEDEHSCFSDTTKADFYYDAQGFLNIWTGNYSIVKGVNISTGPGLSTLVQSSTSNFIIADATQARDYFCINLSNETSDPNYTASCASGTISERYDQIIMKSANSTVAQQNLLDDLQSLLSGTLVSDFANAMSQY
- a CDS encoding GNAT family N-acetyltransferase; translated protein: MDQKPNIGLIDPYSSEAIEMMEALWIEIQTRYGFQAPNPMKPEHFIGPRYGFWIAKSGQETAGSVALVPWSQSVAELDVMYVDPRFRRSGIASLLVEALESFAKKEGFSFIRLRAGAPQPEALRFYEKQGYIRIESFGRWASDDTAWCYEKKILD
- a CDS encoding PP2C family protein-serine/threonine phosphatase, with translation MLPGVNRLLTVFVFIAAICLQTSVSASPIREGRLSISENLLSEHSGILPLSGDWQFAYGTFLDPKETSDFSGWHSLSVPDSWQGKIYDNVELPREGAATLRLLLRFPKEDLDKDFVFFLPDFASAYKLYHDGVLIYSSGTPSLNPQGEVQRIKSVYLTLRIKKEETEILIQGSNWVNNFGGFWQVPKFGTVAAMNRDKLISQVREAFLFGGLLLIGLYHLGLFLFRRKEKSVFYFALFVFLLALRVSLVGNRLVLELFPEFPWDSLFRLEFFSFYTAVPVFLLFHRSLFPRETHTFVLYAYWALAIVYDITLLLSVGFFTAIVTYFQIATGVAIIYILYTVCIGVWKKREDSFLFLGGFFAFAATVGVDLLWDRLNIRGVNISPYGLLIFALSQSLVLSRRIARAFRKSEVLAENLRIANSALNILKDNLEIMVREKTSELNHSLERIRKDLMVAQRIQMKLFPENSETYTELKYAVKYLPRDEVGGDFYDIFEVSPGVFRIFLADATGHGVQAALVTMAIKAEYEGIKYGAKDPGFCLDILDDKFQRKFSSLGTIFSSIIVDIYARENRLVYASAGHPDQVLFTSSEMFPLRRTGAIIGLRNKKNYENVEKKFSNGDRMFLFSDGVFEQFNSKREAWGEGRLVNRLRELLSEPIEKIPDIVIHDIESWLGNIQPQDDISLIAIERV